A window from Candidatus Gracilibacteria bacterium encodes these proteins:
- a CDS encoding PadR family transcriptional regulator, with the protein MDYLENIQAQMRKGILEFAILAVIEEAEIYASDILKKLRGTELIVVEGTLYPLLSRLKRQELVEYAWKESKSGPPRKYYKLTQKGRTALESLKGTWKSLYMSINSLNSGKKLLTSP; encoded by the coding sequence ATGGATTACTTGGAAAACATTCAGGCGCAAATGAGGAAGGGGATTTTGGAGTTTGCCATTTTGGCTGTGATTGAGGAGGCGGAAATTTATGCTTCGGATATTTTAAAAAAATTGCGGGGCACGGAACTTATTGTGGTGGAGGGAACACTGTATCCTTTGCTGAGTCGATTGAAGCGTCAAGAGTTGGTGGAGTATGCGTGGAAAGAATCCAAGAGCGGTCCGCCCAGAAAGTACTACAAGCTAACCCAAAAAGGGCGCACGGCCTTGGAAAGCCTCAAAGGAACTTGGAAATCCCTTTATATGTCCATTAACTCACTCAATTCATGAAAAAAGTTATTAACATCACCATAG
- a CDS encoding PspC domain-containing protein yields the protein MKKVINITIGGMVWSVEEDAYEQLFDYLNSIKNYFSKDKDGDEIVEDLEASIAEKFLKRKVKTAPIMEKDVADIMKEIGTLKDFKKMSEEEEDLDENEEVKSSGEKKLYRDPDDSTIAGVCSGLAAYFGIETVLMRLIFVVTIFFGGFGILIYLVLWAVMPVAESTAQKMEMRGERLTLHEIEKSVKREVEMLKKKDLSGVKKAGSELKVFLEQVFGGSGKFLQSFGAFLQRLIGLLFILIGVAGVCSLSFGLTWQLSGGMIPQTGLTVHDFLAVEGVLYWIFLAATYVVTLVPMLFFFLGGLSLVRNKNLISMNLFIFLLLLFFVASGISGSVITQNYPLIQQRVQELEARY from the coding sequence ATGAAAAAAGTTATTAACATCACCATAGGTGGCATGGTTTGGAGCGTGGAGGAAGACGCTTACGAACAGCTTTTTGACTACCTTAATTCCATTAAAAACTATTTTTCCAAAGACAAGGATGGGGATGAAATTGTGGAGGATTTGGAGGCCAGCATTGCAGAAAAATTCTTAAAAAGAAAAGTTAAAACCGCGCCAATAATGGAGAAGGATGTGGCGGATATTATGAAGGAAATCGGTACGCTGAAAGACTTTAAAAAAATGAGTGAGGAAGAGGAAGATTTGGATGAAAATGAGGAGGTGAAAAGCTCCGGTGAGAAAAAACTTTATAGAGATCCCGATGATTCCACTATTGCCGGAGTGTGCAGTGGGCTGGCTGCTTATTTTGGGATTGAAACGGTGCTCATGAGGCTGATTTTTGTCGTCACTATTTTCTTTGGCGGATTTGGAATTCTTATTTATTTAGTGCTTTGGGCTGTTATGCCGGTGGCGGAGAGCACGGCGCAAAAAATGGAAATGCGTGGAGAGCGCCTCACTTTGCATGAAATTGAAAAGTCTGTGAAACGAGAAGTGGAGATGCTTAAAAAAAAAGACTTAAGTGGCGTAAAAAAAGCAGGCAGTGAGCTTAAAGTTTTTCTTGAACAAGTCTTTGGTGGGAGTGGGAAGTTTTTGCAAAGCTTTGGGGCCTTTTTGCAAAGACTCATTGGTCTTTTGTTTATCCTGATTGGAGTTGCGGGTGTTTGCAGCCTCAGTTTTGGACTTACCTGGCAACTTTCCGGAGGCATGATTCCTCAAACGGGCCTGACGGTCCATGATTTTCTTGCGGTTGAGGGGGTCTTGTATTGGATTTTCCTCGCGGCAACTTATGTGGTGACACTGGTGCCCATGCTGTTCTTTTTCTTGGGGGGGCTGAGCTTGGTGAGGAATAAAAACTTGATTTCGATGAATCTGTTCATCTTCCTTTTGTTGCTCTTTTTTGTGGCCAGTGGAATCAGCGGGAGCGTGATCACTCAAAACTATCCTCTTATTCAACAAAGAGTTCAGGAGTTGGAGGCACGATATTAG
- a CDS encoding FAD-dependent oxidoreductase, translated as MKKIEFQIDSIQPIGANVVHIKLVPRNPAQRIFYRPGQYGLISFFNGDSVSKERPFSFLSSPLEDGTLEFGFKVFGEFTSQFADLKKGDRVFVRGPFGSFTFDENKYSDTLFLSAGIGITPFVSIFRYASAKKLPNKLRLLYSNKASKETPFYAELKALEATNPNLKTDFYVTSKDEIAPQGFTAGRINQEEITKAISGDISGKTFFICGPQLFHDSMVDILRAMGVKERNIKTEGFTLSPRSFFERGTWAFPMVAGASAVVILASLYAVYDYETEKQLAYQETQALTQMQIEEMTSMNEEIIENKNALLTEQKANTRTIYTTTTQTTPSVIEPTTPPVTTPTTPPATPPVTVPPRTTVS; from the coding sequence ATGAAAAAAATTGAATTCCAGATCGATTCGATTCAGCCCATTGGGGCTAATGTGGTGCATATAAAACTGGTTCCTAGAAATCCTGCTCAAAGAATTTTCTATCGGCCGGGTCAGTATGGCCTCATCTCTTTTTTTAATGGAGATTCGGTGTCTAAAGAAAGGCCGTTTTCTTTTTTAAGTTCACCTCTTGAGGATGGAACCCTAGAGTTTGGCTTCAAGGTTTTTGGAGAATTTACATCGCAATTTGCAGATCTAAAGAAGGGGGACCGCGTTTTTGTGCGTGGGCCCTTTGGATCCTTCACTTTTGATGAGAACAAATACAGTGACACCCTGTTTCTCAGTGCGGGGATTGGCATCACTCCCTTCGTCAGTATTTTCCGCTATGCAAGCGCGAAAAAACTCCCTAACAAATTGCGACTTCTCTACAGCAATAAGGCCAGCAAAGAGACGCCATTCTATGCTGAGCTCAAAGCTCTTGAAGCCACAAATCCCAATTTGAAAACTGATTTTTATGTTACCAGCAAAGATGAAATCGCTCCTCAAGGATTTACCGCTGGACGGATCAACCAAGAGGAAATTACGAAAGCCATCAGTGGCGATATTTCTGGAAAGACATTTTTCATTTGTGGGCCGCAGCTGTTTCACGATTCAATGGTGGATATTTTGAGGGCAATGGGAGTGAAAGAACGGAACATTAAAACGGAAGGATTCACGCTTTCACCGCGGTCTTTTTTTGAACGAGGGACTTGGGCCTTTCCAATGGTGGCGGGAGCTTCTGCCGTTGTAATACTGGCGAGCCTGTATGCGGTTTATGATTATGAGACAGAAAAGCAACTGGCCTACCAAGAGACCCAGGCTTTGACTCAGATGCAAATTGAAGAAATGACTTCGATGAATGAAGAAATCATAGAGAATAAAAATGCTTTGCTGACTGAACAAAAAGCGAATACTCGAACTATTTACACGACCACCACTCAAACAACTCCTTCCGTGATAGAGCCCACCACTCCTCCGGTTACAACCCCGACCACACCGCCCGCCACACCTCCAGTCACGGTTCCTCCTCGAACGACTGTTTCTTAA
- a CDS encoding FAD:protein FMN transferase, whose product MFRTHSFKAFDTTVVLGFSADESEAQKLIHYCEKEAEKFEAKFSRFIPTSEVSQLNTAMGAELEVSDEMIELVTQAKKAYELSKGLFDPTILNALKLIGYNKSFSVEPDDSSDGEQDFNERPRLESLKIGKNTLQAPEGFCLDLGGIAKGYWVDKMAKVLAKSHQNFWISAGGDMYMKGKQEDGNLWEIGVQNPRSLEEDLLRLKIREEGQGIATSGIAKRQGIRNGIPWHHLIDPRTGLPTQNSILAVTVLANSTMQADVMAKVVLVLGVEKGMEYLAADPSIKGLIIDQNLNIHSTLGAVHSTKIHHL is encoded by the coding sequence ATGTTTCGCACACATTCATTCAAGGCTTTCGATACCACAGTTGTGTTAGGGTTTAGTGCCGACGAAAGCGAAGCGCAAAAACTCATTCACTATTGTGAAAAAGAGGCGGAAAAGTTTGAGGCAAAGTTCAGTCGTTTTATCCCAACAAGTGAAGTGAGTCAGTTGAACACTGCCATGGGTGCAGAGCTTGAAGTGAGTGATGAAATGATCGAACTTGTCACTCAAGCAAAAAAAGCTTATGAACTGAGCAAGGGTCTCTTTGATCCCACGATTTTAAACGCCCTCAAGTTGATTGGTTACAATAAAAGTTTTAGTGTGGAGCCCGATGATAGCTCGGACGGCGAGCAAGATTTCAATGAAAGGCCTCGACTGGAATCGCTGAAAATTGGCAAGAATACCTTGCAAGCCCCTGAAGGTTTTTGCCTTGATTTGGGCGGCATCGCAAAGGGCTATTGGGTCGATAAGATGGCAAAAGTCTTGGCGAAGTCCCATCAAAACTTTTGGATATCTGCAGGGGGGGACATGTATATGAAGGGGAAACAGGAGGATGGCAATCTTTGGGAAATAGGTGTACAAAATCCTAGGAGCTTGGAAGAAGATTTGCTCCGCTTGAAAATTCGGGAAGAAGGTCAGGGTATCGCCACTTCCGGTATCGCGAAAAGGCAGGGAATAAGAAACGGAATACCTTGGCATCACCTCATAGATCCGAGAACTGGTTTACCGACTCAAAACTCCATTCTGGCGGTTACTGTTCTCGCAAACTCCACCATGCAGGCGGATGTGATGGCGAAAGTCGTTCTTGTCCTGGGCGTTGAAAAGGGAATGGAATACTTGGCTGCGGACCCGAGCATAAAAGGTTTGATCATCGATCAGAATTTAAACATTCACTCCACATTATGAGCAGTTCACTCTACCAAAATTCATCACCTGTAG
- a CDS encoding ferric reductase-like transmembrane domain-containing protein — translation MSSSLYQNSSPVDTDLDGLTDQGELMLFFTDPNNTDSDGDGYWDGTEVLYETNPLDANDPAQATTELPDQDIAWSWVLARVSGITSYLLLFVLMILGVGISSGYIFRLVGPIVAWRIHRATGITLMAFVFIHLVALFLDDFMNFSILDLFVPFYSEFSPTYMSLGIIGFYLLAIIVLSSIFMIVTKYKAWRFLHYLTFPVFVALFIHGVFLGSDTGSLAMQITYWVTGVLVAFSFAYRVVKALGGWILRVF, via the coding sequence ATGAGCAGTTCACTCTACCAAAATTCATCACCTGTAGATACCGATTTAGACGGCCTCACCGATCAAGGCGAGCTTATGCTTTTTTTTACGGATCCCAATAATACTGATTCCGATGGGGATGGGTATTGGGATGGGACGGAGGTTTTGTATGAAACAAATCCTTTAGATGCCAATGATCCTGCTCAGGCGACAACGGAACTTCCGGATCAAGATATTGCATGGTCTTGGGTTCTTGCTCGAGTTTCTGGAATCACCAGTTACTTGCTCCTTTTTGTTCTGATGATTTTAGGAGTGGGCATATCTTCGGGTTACATCTTTCGGCTGGTCGGTCCCATTGTTGCATGGCGCATTCACAGGGCAACGGGGATCACGCTTATGGCTTTTGTATTCATCCACTTGGTGGCCTTGTTTCTCGATGACTTCATGAACTTTTCGATTCTCGATCTGTTCGTACCTTTTTATTCTGAATTCAGCCCCACATACATGAGTTTGGGCATCATTGGTTTTTATCTTTTGGCGATCATCGTGCTGAGTTCCATCTTCATGATCGTCACCAAATACAAGGCGTGGCGCTTTTTGCACTACTTAACTTTCCCCGTTTTTGTCGCACTCTTTATTCATGGCGTTTTTCTTGGTTCTGACACAGGCAGTTTAGCAATGCAAATCACATACTGGGTCACCGGTGTGCTCGTGGCGTTTTCCTTTGCATACCGCGTGGTGAAGGCTTTGTGAGGGTGGATTCTACGAGTTTTTTAA
- a CDS encoding S-layer homology domain-containing protein has product MKSFLLKCSASVLLLSLAFSFTVEASFSDIEGNPYQESIELLQEQGILEGYPDGSFKPEASINRAELLKIVFAALDEDASEGPGGCFPDVQEEWFAPFVCRAKELGIVQGYPDGLYHPEQEVNAVEAFKIAIEAFGLMHEEAEEGEDWFEPYIDFVHNNNIFSKYSYFPDQSAQRDEMAFTIHQMLRIFSGVQEVSTERSAGSAGCGSTPPAEAPTSFTVNGVERSAIVVIPENYNKDEPLPLLFAFHGRTNPNTQVRSYYRLEKAGEGEAIFVYPAGLSNGSSFTWSDSGDSADELRDFEFFDLMYEELTSTYCVNTDEVYAAGHSLGAWFTNSLACARGDVLRGVVTLGGARSTGTCSGPVAVMQWHNPADNLAPFSTGETARDDYLAQNQCSAASTPVEPTWGNCVEYQNCLEDAPTLWCPHTIDYDEYSGEYYPHTWPKEAGSEMWDFLRGL; this is encoded by the coding sequence ATGAAATCCTTTCTTCTAAAGTGCTCGGCCAGTGTGCTCCTTTTGAGCCTTGCTTTCTCATTCACAGTTGAAGCCAGTTTTTCAGACATTGAAGGAAACCCGTACCAAGAAAGCATCGAGTTGTTGCAGGAACAAGGAATTCTCGAGGGCTATCCGGACGGCAGCTTTAAACCGGAAGCAAGCATCAACCGAGCGGAACTCTTAAAGATTGTTTTTGCGGCGCTCGATGAGGATGCCTCCGAGGGCCCCGGCGGCTGTTTCCCGGATGTTCAGGAAGAATGGTTTGCACCTTTTGTTTGCAGGGCCAAGGAACTCGGAATTGTACAGGGTTATCCGGACGGCTTGTACCACCCCGAACAAGAAGTGAATGCGGTGGAGGCTTTTAAAATCGCAATTGAGGCCTTTGGCTTGATGCACGAAGAAGCGGAAGAGGGCGAAGATTGGTTTGAACCTTACATAGACTTTGTCCACAACAATAATATTTTTTCCAAATACAGTTATTTCCCCGATCAATCAGCACAGCGGGATGAAATGGCCTTCACCATTCACCAGATGCTCCGGATTTTTAGCGGGGTACAAGAGGTGTCCACCGAACGCAGTGCTGGCTCCGCGGGCTGCGGAAGCACTCCACCGGCGGAGGCCCCCACTTCCTTCACGGTAAACGGAGTGGAACGGTCTGCCATTGTGGTGATTCCGGAAAATTACAACAAAGACGAGCCCCTGCCTCTCCTCTTTGCTTTTCACGGACGAACGAACCCAAACACACAAGTAAGAAGTTATTACCGCTTGGAAAAAGCGGGCGAAGGCGAGGCTATTTTTGTCTACCCCGCGGGACTCAGCAACGGCTCCAGTTTCACTTGGTCCGATTCCGGAGACAGCGCGGATGAGCTGAGGGATTTTGAGTTTTTTGATCTTATGTATGAGGAGCTCACCAGCACTTATTGCGTGAACACAGATGAAGTCTATGCGGCGGGACACTCCCTGGGCGCCTGGTTCACCAACAGCCTGGCTTGCGCGCGCGGGGATGTTTTGCGCGGAGTCGTTACTTTGGGCGGCGCGCGCAGCACCGGAACTTGCAGCGGCCCTGTGGCCGTGATGCAGTGGCACAATCCCGCCGACAACTTAGCCCCTTTTTCCACCGGCGAAACCGCGCGCGACGATTACCTGGCCCAAAACCAATGTTCGGCGGCAAGCACCCCCGTGGAACCCACCTGGGGAAACTGCGTGGAATACCAAAACTGCTTGGAAGACGCCCCCACTCTCTGGTGTCCACACACCATCGATTACGACGAATACTCCGGCGAATACTACCCCCACACTTGGCCCAAAGAAGCCGGCTCCGAAATGTGGGACTTCTTACGGGGTTTGTAA
- a CDS encoding penicillin-binding transpeptidase domain-containing protein produces MESRIGLNRLSVLFLAVYLITGLIIVRLFYLQVISHGYYEEIAQSEQYGYTTLPARRGEILIEDYHSGESYSLATNTTLAMVFADPTLISEPDTVAETLTPLLFDLETERELEQKRYDEEYTAIMKMESEVLRNEALSKLKLKTDEELLAAYGTALEDTLADKTRDIILLLEQEDPDTIKEVTDLNLEGVEVTSDGDIYAYPAKIDNKKSAAEKLGAVLDWDTKDLQTVLQGTNRYSVLRRKLDPMISEQIETILKEDLATAKAEKTDPIFLGIRLVDEYFRFYPEQDLAAQILGYVSGNGGQYGIEGTYDEVLQGVDGIFTSKIDANGNQITVGDSIIENAVDGADVWLTIDRAIQTKVEEFLKAGVEEYRPDSGQVIVINPKTGAILAMAQYPSFNPNSFSDVFDKVEIDIPEDKRDKIVVFGSEEEPRYWYYLQVEPDVRIEIFKDPEISNKYYSYKNTWGPEVYKNKMIQEVYEPGSVFKPLVAAAAINAGEITASTTFMDTGAIGVDFNVYTNEYDYYIETFNKQYHGLETMTQVLEHSCNTGMTFISKKLGAALFYSYIKGYGLLQKTDIGLDDEVRGDVEHYDGWTESEMVTKAFGQGISMTPLQLIQAYTALANDGTMMQPYLVKKIEYADGSTEEFEPEIVSQVLKPETAQMVTAMLTSVVGQYTSQIALEDHYIAGKSGTAQTYKGNRVLSGPGTTITTFMGYGPIDDAEFLVLVKMDRPRATEWAEGTSGQVFHKIMEFLFSYYSIPPDKESLN; encoded by the coding sequence ATGGAATCTCGTATCGGTCTCAATCGACTTAGTGTTCTTTTCCTAGCCGTCTATTTGATCACCGGCCTCATTATTGTGCGGCTTTTTTACCTGCAAGTCATCTCTCATGGGTACTATGAAGAAATCGCGCAAAGTGAACAATACGGATACACCACCCTCCCCGCCCGCCGTGGAGAAATTTTAATTGAAGATTACCACTCGGGTGAAAGTTACAGTTTGGCCACCAACACCACACTAGCCATGGTTTTTGCGGACCCTACTTTGATTTCCGAACCGGACACCGTGGCAGAAACGCTCACTCCCCTGCTCTTTGACCTGGAAACGGAGAGGGAATTGGAGCAAAAACGCTACGACGAGGAATACACCGCCATCATGAAAATGGAGAGTGAAGTCTTGCGAAACGAAGCGCTGTCCAAACTCAAACTCAAGACCGATGAGGAACTCTTGGCTGCCTATGGAACCGCACTGGAAGACACTTTGGCGGACAAAACCAGAGACATTATTCTCCTTTTGGAGCAAGAAGATCCAGACACCATCAAGGAGGTCACCGATTTAAATCTGGAAGGAGTCGAAGTGACCAGCGATGGAGACATTTATGCCTACCCGGCAAAAATTGACAACAAAAAGTCCGCCGCGGAAAAACTGGGGGCCGTTTTGGATTGGGATACCAAGGATTTACAAACCGTGCTCCAGGGAACCAACCGTTACAGCGTACTGAGACGAAAGCTTGATCCCATGATTTCCGAACAAATTGAGACCATTCTTAAAGAGGACTTGGCCACGGCAAAAGCCGAAAAAACCGACCCCATCTTCCTGGGAATCCGTCTCGTGGATGAGTATTTTCGATTTTACCCGGAACAGGACTTGGCCGCACAAATTCTGGGTTATGTGAGTGGAAATGGAGGACAATATGGAATCGAAGGAACTTATGACGAAGTCCTACAAGGAGTGGATGGAATTTTTACCTCCAAAATAGATGCAAACGGCAACCAAATCACCGTGGGAGACAGTATTATTGAAAATGCCGTGGATGGGGCGGATGTGTGGCTCACCATCGACCGAGCCATTCAAACCAAAGTGGAAGAATTCTTGAAGGCCGGCGTGGAGGAATACCGGCCGGACAGTGGACAAGTGATCGTCATCAACCCCAAAACAGGCGCAATCTTGGCGATGGCCCAATACCCCAGCTTCAACCCCAACAGTTTTAGCGATGTCTTTGACAAGGTGGAGATAGACATTCCCGAAGACAAGCGCGACAAAATTGTGGTCTTTGGCAGTGAAGAAGAGCCTCGATATTGGTACTACCTGCAAGTGGAGCCTGATGTCCGTATCGAAATTTTTAAAGACCCCGAAATATCCAATAAATACTACTCCTACAAAAACACTTGGGGGCCGGAGGTTTACAAAAACAAGATGATCCAAGAGGTCTACGAGCCCGGATCCGTGTTCAAGCCCTTGGTGGCCGCGGCCGCCATCAACGCGGGGGAAATCACCGCTTCCACGACCTTTATGGACACTGGCGCCATTGGAGTGGACTTCAATGTCTACACCAACGAATACGACTACTATATCGAAACCTTCAACAAGCAATATCACGGTCTCGAAACCATGACTCAGGTGCTCGAACATTCCTGCAACACGGGGATGACTTTCATTTCAAAAAAATTGGGTGCGGCCTTATTTTATTCCTACATTAAGGGTTACGGCCTCCTTCAAAAAACGGACATTGGGCTCGATGATGAAGTGCGGGGCGATGTAGAACACTACGACGGCTGGACGGAATCCGAAATGGTCACCAAAGCCTTCGGTCAGGGTATTTCCATGACACCCCTTCAGCTCATTCAAGCCTACACCGCTCTGGCCAACGACGGCACAATGATGCAGCCCTACTTGGTGAAAAAAATTGAGTACGCGGACGGAAGCACGGAAGAGTTTGAACCGGAAATTGTGTCTCAAGTGCTCAAACCCGAAACCGCACAAATGGTCACCGCCATGCTCACTTCCGTGGTGGGTCAATACACCTCCCAGATCGCTCTGGAAGATCACTACATCGCCGGCAAATCCGGAACCGCTCAAACTTACAAAGGCAACCGCGTGCTCAGTGGACCGGGAACCACCATCACCACTTTTATGGGTTATGGCCCCATCGACGACGCAGAGTTTTTAGTCCTCGTAAAAATGGATCGCCCGCGCGCCACCGAATGGGCGGAAGGCACCTCCGGCCAAGTCTTTCACAAAATCATGGAATTCCTCTTCTCTTATTACAGCATCCCCCCGGACAAAGAGTCCCTCAATTAA
- a CDS encoding pitrilysin family protein, whose amino-acid sequence MHRKTTLSNGLRVITDRIQGTAAVTALVLVKAGSRYEHREINGISHFLEHMFFKGAKKYTNAKAVSEAIDSVGGEFNAFTSKEYAGYYVKTAAANMRLAMDVLSDMMMNARFDQEEIEKERGVIMEEFNMYQDTPMYQVAWNFERGIFGDQPIGWDEVGTKDVIRALQRDDFVEYKESLYTPANMVICLAGNVDHDEVVALVQELFPLQAREATRTMLPFAENLPSRARVSLQTKKTEQGHLVCGVPGFPEEHPDHYTLKVLSAILGGNMSSRMFLAVREEKGLAYYISCGTEDYLDTGTFYTRAGVDITRIKDAIKAIIEEYKKMAAEGVPETELKKGKEFLKGKLTLSLEDSESVAQMHARNELLYDKIKTLADISAAVDKVTAADIQRVAAQILKEELIHLAVIGPYDDKAEFEALLTV is encoded by the coding sequence ATGCATAGAAAAACCACACTCTCGAATGGACTTCGGGTTATTACAGATCGGATTCAAGGCACCGCAGCGGTCACCGCTTTGGTCTTGGTGAAGGCAGGGTCACGGTATGAGCACCGAGAGATCAACGGTATTTCTCACTTTTTGGAACACATGTTCTTTAAGGGAGCGAAAAAGTACACCAATGCGAAAGCGGTTTCAGAGGCGATTGATTCCGTGGGAGGCGAGTTCAACGCTTTCACCTCCAAGGAGTATGCCGGGTATTATGTCAAAACGGCTGCCGCCAATATGCGTTTGGCCATGGATGTGCTCTCCGACATGATGATGAATGCTCGATTTGATCAAGAAGAAATTGAAAAGGAACGAGGCGTGATTATGGAGGAATTCAATATGTATCAAGATACGCCCATGTATCAAGTGGCGTGGAACTTTGAACGGGGGATTTTTGGAGATCAGCCGATCGGTTGGGACGAGGTGGGGACCAAGGATGTGATTCGAGCCCTGCAACGGGATGATTTTGTGGAATACAAGGAATCTTTGTACACGCCGGCCAACATGGTCATTTGTTTGGCGGGCAATGTGGATCATGATGAAGTGGTGGCCTTGGTTCAGGAACTTTTTCCGCTCCAAGCGCGCGAGGCTACTCGGACGATGCTTCCTTTTGCAGAAAATCTGCCGAGTCGAGCGCGCGTGTCTTTGCAAACCAAGAAAACGGAGCAGGGACATTTGGTGTGTGGAGTGCCGGGTTTCCCCGAGGAACACCCCGACCACTACACTCTTAAAGTGTTGTCCGCCATTTTGGGCGGCAACATGAGCAGCCGCATGTTCCTTGCGGTGCGGGAGGAAAAGGGCCTTGCGTATTACATTTCTTGTGGAACCGAAGACTATTTGGACACGGGAACCTTTTATACCCGTGCCGGGGTGGACATCACTCGCATCAAGGATGCGATCAAGGCCATTATTGAGGAGTATAAAAAAATGGCGGCGGAAGGTGTCCCTGAGACCGAACTTAAAAAAGGGAAAGAATTTTTGAAAGGGAAGTTGACGCTTTCTCTTGAAGATAGCGAAAGCGTGGCGCAAATGCATGCGCGCAATGAACTTCTTTACGATAAAATCAAAACGCTCGCAGATATTTCTGCGGCGGTGGATAAAGTGACGGCGGCGGACATTCAACGGGTGGCGGCACAAATTCTAAAAGAAGAACTCATCCACCTGGCGGTGATTGGGCCCTACGACGACAAGGCGGAATTTGAAGCCTTATTGACGGTTTAA
- the ndk gene encoding nucleoside-diphosphate kinase, whose translation MAMERTLVLVKPDGIQRGLVGEIITRFEKKGLKMVGCKMMSLDEAILREHYAHIADKPFFPGVAQFMKSSPVLAMCWEGLECVEAVRLITGVTKGRAADAGTIRGDFAMSVSCNVIHTSDTSENAEKEVARFFAQDDLFKYHKSEFEHVYNDEERA comes from the coding sequence ATGGCAATGGAACGAACACTTGTTCTGGTTAAACCGGATGGAATCCAACGCGGACTTGTTGGAGAAATCATTACTCGATTTGAAAAGAAGGGTCTCAAGATGGTTGGGTGCAAAATGATGAGCCTGGATGAGGCGATTTTGCGTGAGCACTATGCGCACATTGCGGACAAGCCGTTTTTCCCTGGGGTGGCTCAATTTATGAAAAGCTCTCCGGTCTTGGCCATGTGTTGGGAAGGTCTTGAATGTGTGGAGGCTGTTCGTCTCATCACGGGAGTGACCAAGGGACGAGCTGCGGATGCGGGAACTATTCGTGGAGACTTTGCCATGAGCGTTTCTTGCAATGTCATTCACACTTCCGATACTTCTGAAAACGCTGAAAAAGAGGTGGCACGATTCTTTGCTCAAGATGACTTGTTCAAATATCACAAAAGTGA